A genomic window from Halogeometricum sp. S3BR5-2 includes:
- a CDS encoding SDR family NAD(P)-dependent oxidoreductase — protein sequence MGRIEADFSEETVVVTGGSSGIGRAVALAFGEAGATVVNADLRSEPKDPDAELPTHEEVRERGGEADYVECDVSDPTELEALVDHAREYGGVDVMVNNAGLYTKTRFRDVTPEEFDDVYGVNARGAFFGTQYAANDMIDRGVEGVVINTSSDTQGRAAWDHSHYAASKGAIRMVTRSAALELAPENVRVNAVAPGPVATEIREGWAEEAEEMEPEGETPGLPHRAADPEELASAYLYLASENASYVTGETVWVDGGGHVD from the coding sequence ATGGGACGAATCGAGGCTGATTTCTCCGAGGAGACGGTGGTCGTCACCGGCGGTAGTTCCGGCATCGGTCGAGCGGTCGCACTCGCGTTCGGCGAGGCGGGCGCGACGGTCGTGAACGCTGACCTGCGAAGCGAACCGAAAGACCCCGACGCCGAGTTACCGACCCACGAGGAGGTACGCGAACGGGGCGGCGAGGCCGACTACGTCGAGTGCGACGTGTCGGACCCGACCGAACTGGAGGCCCTCGTCGACCACGCCCGCGAGTACGGCGGCGTGGACGTGATGGTGAACAACGCGGGCCTCTACACGAAGACCCGGTTCAGAGACGTGACGCCGGAAGAGTTCGACGACGTGTACGGCGTCAACGCGCGCGGGGCGTTCTTCGGGACGCAGTACGCGGCGAACGACATGATCGACCGCGGCGTCGAGGGCGTCGTCATCAACACCTCCTCGGACACGCAGGGGCGCGCGGCGTGGGACCACTCGCACTACGCGGCGTCGAAGGGTGCGATTCGGATGGTGACGCGGAGCGCCGCCCTCGAACTCGCCCCGGAGAACGTCCGAGTGAACGCCGTGGCCCCCGGTCCCGTCGCCACCGAGATACGCGAGGGGTGGGCCGAGGAGGCCGAAGAGATGGAACCGGAGGGCGAGACGCCCGGTCTGCCGCACCGCGCGGCCGACCCCGAGGAGTTGGCGAGCGCGTACCTCTACCTCGCCAGCGAGAACGCCTCCTACGTCACCGGCGAGACGGTCTGGGTCGACGGCGGCGGACACGTGGACTGA
- a CDS encoding DUF7343 domain-containing protein, whose protein sequence is MSSPALRSVLSFAAAAVVLLGVVGAPAAAAPGATVTSQSVTTIDGTAYVWQSSQTDIRVQTDRPLPSSSSVCVGSADGNRTVTCVPANGATNLTISVQNWPEGVTGAQTVFVNGTDGQRTLVESAVFVMTEDGDVDGDGLSNAEEVSGETEFKNADTDDDGLDDGAEVNTHGTDPTSADTDGDGLDDTAEIRTYETNPTKSDTDGDGLADGPEINQYSTSPSEADSDGDGLDDGEEVNTYGTNPNKADTDGDGLSDGEEINTYETNPNKADTDEDNLDDAAEVQTYETNPNKADTDGDGLNDGAEVNVHGTDPNSADTDEDGTSDRVEVENGSDPGEAPEPEAPVSSGAGIALVGTAVLAAGGGYLWWRRRGGGASATESDDGDGSGGAAAVTADSSTGSETPEAGVESGVEPAGAEVPNGAEPAADRGEPEQYDEPLTREDEVIAILETAGGRLEQSAIVSETGWSKATVSRVLSSMADEGRITKISLGRRNLITLPGNEPDGARSPFEKPS, encoded by the coding sequence ATGTCTTCACCCGCGCTTCGTTCTGTGCTCTCGTTCGCCGCGGCCGCGGTGGTCCTCCTCGGGGTAGTCGGCGCGCCGGCCGCGGCCGCCCCCGGGGCGACAGTCACGTCTCAATCCGTCACGACGATAGACGGTACCGCCTACGTCTGGCAGTCGTCGCAGACCGATATCCGCGTTCAGACCGACCGACCGCTTCCCTCCTCTTCGTCGGTCTGCGTCGGGTCCGCCGACGGGAACCGTACCGTCACGTGCGTGCCCGCGAACGGCGCGACGAACCTGACGATATCGGTGCAGAACTGGCCAGAGGGGGTCACCGGAGCGCAGACGGTCTTCGTCAACGGGACGGACGGGCAGCGAACGCTCGTCGAGAGCGCGGTGTTCGTCATGACGGAGGACGGCGACGTGGACGGCGACGGCCTCTCCAACGCGGAGGAGGTCTCGGGCGAGACCGAGTTCAAGAACGCCGACACCGACGACGACGGACTCGACGACGGCGCCGAGGTGAACACGCACGGGACCGACCCGACCAGCGCCGACACCGACGGCGACGGACTCGACGACACCGCCGAGATACGGACGTACGAGACGAATCCGACGAAATCGGACACCGACGGCGATGGACTCGCCGACGGTCCCGAGATAAACCAGTACTCCACGTCGCCCTCCGAAGCCGACAGCGACGGGGACGGACTCGACGACGGCGAGGAGGTCAACACGTACGGGACGAACCCGAACAAGGCCGACACCGACGGCGACGGTCTCAGCGACGGCGAGGAGATCAACACCTACGAGACGAACCCGAACAAGGCCGATACCGACGAGGACAACTTGGACGACGCGGCGGAGGTGCAGACGTACGAGACGAACCCGAACAAGGCCGACACCGACGGCGACGGTCTCAACGACGGCGCCGAGGTGAACGTCCACGGGACCGACCCCAACAGCGCCGACACCGACGAGGACGGGACGAGCGACCGCGTGGAGGTAGAGAACGGGAGCGACCCGGGCGAGGCGCCCGAACCGGAGGCGCCCGTCTCGTCGGGCGCGGGCATCGCGTTGGTCGGCACCGCGGTCCTCGCCGCGGGCGGCGGCTACCTCTGGTGGCGTCGCCGCGGCGGCGGCGCGTCCGCGACGGAGTCGGACGACGGCGACGGAAGCGGGGGGGCCGCCGCGGTCACTGCCGACTCGTCGACCGGTTCCGAGACGCCGGAGGCGGGCGTCGAGTCGGGGGTCGAACCGGCGGGAGCGGAGGTTCCGAACGGCGCGGAACCCGCGGCCGACCGCGGAGAACCCGAGCAGTACGACGAACCGCTCACCCGCGAGGACGAGGTGATCGCCATCCTCGAAACCGCGGGCGGCCGACTGGAGCAGAGTGCCATCGTCTCCGAGACCGGGTGGTCGAAGGCGACGGTCAGCCGCGTCCTCTCGTCGATGGCCGACGAAGGTCGAATCACGAAGATATCGCTCGGTCGGCGGAACCTCATCACCCTCCCCGGCAACGAACCGGACGGCGCCCGGTCGCCGTTCGAGAAACCCTCGTAG